A window of the Parabacteroides merdae ATCC 43184 genome harbors these coding sequences:
- a CDS encoding ABC transporter ATP-binding protein translates to MIHLEGINKTYFNGAPLHVLKGIDLDIEKGEMVSIMGASGSGKSTLLNILGILDTYDTGTYTLNGQLIRNLSETRAAELRNRMIGFIFQSFNLISFKNAMENVALPLYYQGISRKKRNAMALEYLDMVGLKDWAEHMPNEMSGGQKQRVAIARALIAKPQVILADEPTGALDSKTTVEVMELLRKVNLEGLTMVIVTHEPSVAEATDRIIRVKDGLIETIEKGLGHV, encoded by the coding sequence ATGATTCATCTGGAAGGAATTAACAAAACGTATTTCAACGGTGCGCCGCTGCACGTTTTGAAAGGCATAGACCTGGATATAGAGAAGGGAGAGATGGTGTCTATTATGGGCGCGTCCGGATCGGGAAAATCCACACTGCTGAATATCTTGGGAATACTGGATACATACGATACGGGCACTTACACCCTGAACGGGCAGTTGATCCGCAATCTGAGCGAAACCCGCGCGGCGGAACTGCGTAACCGGATGATCGGTTTCATCTTCCAGTCCTTTAATCTGATTTCATTCAAAAATGCGATGGAAAATGTTGCCTTGCCCCTGTATTACCAGGGTATAAGCCGGAAGAAACGGAATGCTATGGCGTTGGAATATTTAGATATGGTCGGGCTGAAAGACTGGGCGGAACATATGCCGAACGAAATGTCCGGCGGGCAGAAACAGCGTGTTGCCATTGCCCGCGCCCTGATTGCCAAGCCGCAGGTGATCCTGGCGGATGAGCCGACCGGAGCGTTGGACAGCAAGACGACGGTCGAGGTGATGGAGCTGCTCCGGAAAGTAAACCTCGAAGGGCTGACGATGGTGATCGTGACGCACGAACCTTCCGTGGCCGAGGCAACCGACCGCATTATCCGCGTGAAAGACGGTCTGATAGAAACAATAGAAAAAGGATTGGGACATGTTTGA
- the purT gene encoding formate-dependent phosphoribosylglycinamide formyltransferase encodes MVTIGTPKSATATKVLLCGSGELGKEFVIELQRYGVEVIALDKYADAPAMQVAHRSYVVSMLDGDALREIVEKEKPDYIVPEVEAIATQTLMELEKEGFHVIPTARATWLTMNREGIRRLAAEELGLPTSPYRFAETEEEFIEAVKVIGMPCVVKPIMSSSGHGQSIIRKEEDIDRSWHYAQEGGRAGAGKVIVEGFVDFDYEITQLTVRHIGGTSFLEPVGHVQVDGDYRESWQPQAMNPVAKEKAREIAGKITEALGGRGIFGVELFVKGEDVIFSEVSPRPHDTGMVTMITQDLSQFALHARAILGLPIPNIAFHGAGASRAVVVEGDSNQLSLGNLDKVLEQPDTQMRFFGKPEVHGHRRMAVLLARGLDVADARRKTGVMMEQLEIKL; translated from the coding sequence ATGGTAACAATAGGAACACCGAAGTCGGCTACCGCAACGAAAGTTTTGCTCTGCGGTTCTGGCGAATTAGGCAAAGAATTTGTAATTGAATTACAGCGTTATGGAGTGGAAGTAATCGCTTTGGACAAATATGCAGATGCTCCGGCCATGCAAGTCGCCCACCGTTCGTATGTCGTATCGATGTTGGACGGAGACGCTTTGCGCGAGATTGTAGAAAAAGAAAAACCAGATTATATCGTTCCCGAAGTGGAGGCCATCGCAACACAGACGTTGATGGAACTGGAAAAAGAAGGATTCCATGTCATCCCGACAGCCCGTGCCACCTGGTTGACTATGAATCGCGAAGGCATCCGCCGTCTGGCTGCCGAGGAATTGGGTTTGCCGACCTCTCCTTATCGTTTTGCCGAGACAGAAGAAGAATTTATCGAGGCTGTCAAAGTTATCGGAATGCCATGTGTCGTCAAGCCGATCATGAGCTCGAGCGGACACGGACAAAGCATTATCCGTAAAGAAGAAGATATCGACCGCTCCTGGCACTATGCACAGGAAGGCGGACGTGCCGGCGCCGGAAAAGTGATCGTGGAAGGGTTTGTCGATTTCGATTACGAAATCACCCAGTTGACCGTCCGTCATATTGGAGGCACATCATTCCTAGAACCGGTCGGACACGTACAGGTTGACGGCGACTATCGTGAATCCTGGCAACCACAGGCAATGAACCCGGTTGCCAAAGAAAAGGCACGCGAAATTGCAGGCAAAATCACGGAGGCGCTCGGCGGCCGCGGTATTTTCGGGGTCGAATTGTTTGTTAAGGGCGAAGATGTCATTTTCAGCGAAGTCTCTCCCCGTCCGCATGACACAGGAATGGTCACAATGATCACGCAGGATCTTTCGCAGTTCGCTTTGCATGCCCGTGCTATATTAGGCCTACCGATCCCGAACATAGCTTTTCACGGTGCAGGCGCTTCGCGTGCTGTTGTGGTCGAAGGGGACAGCAACCAACTTTCATTAGGCAACCTGGATAAGGTCTTGGAACAGCCGGACACCCAAATGCGCTTCTTCGGTAAACCGGAAGTCCACGGACATCGCCGTATGGCAGTGCTGCTGGCACGCGGATTGGATGTGGCCGATGCACGCCGAAAGACAGGGGTGATGATGGAGCAACTGGAAATAAAGTTGTAA
- a CDS encoding ABC transporter permease, with amino-acid sequence MFDFDNFREIWSTIQKNKLRTFLTGFSVAWGIFMLIVLLGAGNGMKNGIMSNFRNFSLNRVETWPRYTSKPYKGMQMNRRIEYKDEDLIAIPRENPEVDLITASISRSDTLSYGDEYNAYSLNGVHPSKAVIDNIEMTVGNGRFINDIDVKEKRKVIVLSPRMKEVLFKGEDPLGKYVNAGSVAYQVIGVYKAEDNDNNAPAYIPFSTAQTLYNAGYGLDEIIFTVKGISTQEEFDAFEKRFRQQMGARHKFDPEDRRAIGMWSTLENFMMLNGMMNGIALFIWVIGIGTLTAGIVGVSNIMLITVRERTREFGIRKAIGATPFSILKLIIVESILITAVFGYLGMILGIGLTEGINSVMEMMNAGKNVSQDDMSIFLNPTVNLSVALSATALIIGAGVLAGYFPARKAVKITAIEAMRNE; translated from the coding sequence ATGTTTGACTTTGATAATTTCCGAGAAATATGGAGTACGATCCAAAAGAATAAACTCCGTACCTTCCTGACCGGCTTTTCCGTAGCATGGGGGATTTTCATGTTGATTGTCCTCTTGGGGGCAGGAAACGGGATGAAGAACGGGATCATGTCGAACTTTCGCAACTTTAGCCTGAATCGGGTGGAGACATGGCCGCGCTACACGAGCAAGCCGTACAAGGGAATGCAGATGAACCGGAGGATCGAATACAAAGATGAAGATCTGATTGCCATCCCTCGCGAAAATCCCGAAGTGGATTTGATCACGGCGAGTATCAGCCGGAGCGATACGCTTTCCTACGGAGACGAATATAATGCCTATTCCCTGAACGGAGTGCACCCTTCGAAGGCGGTGATTGACAATATCGAAATGACGGTAGGAAACGGCCGTTTTATCAATGATATAGATGTAAAGGAAAAAAGGAAGGTGATTGTCTTGAGTCCCCGCATGAAAGAAGTACTTTTCAAAGGCGAGGACCCGTTGGGCAAATATGTGAATGCCGGAAGTGTCGCATACCAGGTTATCGGTGTCTATAAGGCGGAGGACAACGACAACAACGCGCCGGCCTATATCCCTTTCAGTACGGCGCAGACCTTGTATAACGCCGGCTACGGACTGGATGAGATCATCTTTACGGTGAAAGGTATTTCCACGCAGGAAGAATTTGACGCTTTCGAGAAACGTTTCCGCCAGCAGATGGGAGCGCGGCATAAGTTCGACCCCGAAGACCGGCGGGCGATCGGTATGTGGAGCACGCTCGAAAACTTCATGATGCTGAATGGGATGATGAACGGTATCGCCCTCTTTATCTGGGTGATCGGCATCGGGACACTGACTGCCGGGATCGTAGGCGTGAGCAACATCATGCTGATAACGGTACGTGAGCGGACGAGGGAGTTCGGCATCCGGAAGGCGATAGGGGCGACTCCGTTCTCCATCCTGAAACTGATCATTGTCGAATCGATCCTGATCACGGCGGTGTTCGGTTATTTGGGGATGATCTTAGGAATCGGGTTGACGGAAGGAATCAATTCGGTCATGGAGATGATGAATGCCGGAAAGAATGTTTCACAGGATGACATGAGTATCTTCCTGAACCCGACGGTGAACCTCAGTGTGGCGTTGTCTGCTACGGCCTTGATCATCGGAGCAGGTGTGTTGGCAGGCTATTTCCCTGCCCGCAAGGCGGTCAAGATCACGGCGATCGAGGCCATGCGCAATGAATAA